From the Xenorhabdus ishibashii genome, one window contains:
- a CDS encoding lipoprotein has translation MLKKIFIPLITLFFLSGLSGCADSGNTLAIQPKITLPPADPTMKAITITISGVDHRQSQALAQINRNARLVTLVPSRDLRFLLQEALEKQMAARGYMIGSPANANLQVVVNQLYANVKEGSLRHDISAKAEISIIVYAQDGSKQIKNYRTSYSAQGPLTATNAKIADAVNTVLSDVIADMAQDASISAFIKQSVH, from the coding sequence ATGCTGAAGAAAATATTTATTCCATTGATTACGCTTTTCTTTTTATCTGGGTTATCTGGTTGTGCAGACTCAGGCAACACCTTAGCCATTCAACCCAAAATTACTCTGCCACCAGCCGATCCAACCATGAAAGCGATCACTATCACTATTAGTGGGGTCGATCATCGTCAATCTCAAGCTTTGGCGCAAATTAATCGTAATGCGCGATTAGTTACATTGGTTCCTTCCCGCGATTTACGCTTCTTACTGCAAGAAGCATTGGAAAAGCAAATGGCAGCTCGTGGCTATATGATTGGTTCTCCCGCTAATGCCAATTTGCAGGTCGTTGTCAATCAACTCTATGCCAATGTGAAAGAAGGTAGCCTTCGTCATGATATTTCAGCAAAAGCTGAAATATCTATCATTGTTTATGCTCAAGATGGTAGTAAACAAATCAAAAATTATCGCACCAGCTACAGTGCTCAAGGACCACTGACAGCAACAAACGCTAAAATTGCTGATGCAGTAAATACTGTCTTATCTGATGTGATCGCAGACATGGCTCAGGATGCGTCAATCAGTGCATTTATTAAACAAAGCGTCCATTAA